A single window of Bradyrhizobium daqingense DNA harbors:
- a CDS encoding amidase: protein MSELCDSSAVELRRLLASRAISPVELLDACLSRIATINPAVNAVVTLDEPGAHAAAKEAEAAILRGEDRGALHGLPVLIKDTQDTAGMRSTYGSPLLKDNVPAADQGSVARLRAAGAIIFGKTNTPEWAAGGNTRNPVFGATGNPFDPMRSAAGSSGGSAVALACGMAPLASGSDTGGSLRNPAGFAGIVGMRPSYGLVPSEKRIFGWSNLSTDGPMARNVADTALMLSVMASDDTRDPLAYTLPGEALRGRAERWAAPRPAELGKLRLAFTEDFGFAPTEQAIRRVFRDRVARLAPLFAASREATPDCSGADDAFAVLRAGMFLATHGKNYKERPELLGPNVRANVEEGLGYTLEDHARAATIQTRIYRAWQGFFDTCEVLISPTITLSPRPWSELYPAEIDGVPTKSYFHWLALAYAVTLPGHPAISIPLGLDEAGLPFGLQIVGPRGGDAIVLSVAASIEAAFTSDAQLCRPVPDLARLAAAPPLSSAPGFLVWE, encoded by the coding sequence GTGTCAGAGCTTTGCGATTCCAGCGCCGTTGAATTGCGCCGCCTGCTCGCCAGCCGGGCGATCTCGCCTGTCGAGCTGCTCGACGCCTGCCTGTCCCGCATCGCCACCATCAATCCCGCCGTCAACGCCGTCGTGACGCTGGACGAGCCGGGCGCGCACGCCGCCGCCAAGGAAGCCGAGGCGGCGATCCTGCGCGGCGAGGATCGCGGCGCCCTGCATGGGCTCCCGGTTCTCATCAAGGACACCCAGGACACCGCGGGGATGCGCTCCACCTATGGCAGCCCGCTGCTCAAGGATAACGTGCCGGCCGCCGACCAGGGCTCGGTGGCGCGGCTCCGGGCGGCCGGCGCCATCATCTTCGGCAAGACCAACACGCCGGAATGGGCGGCGGGCGGCAACACCCGCAACCCCGTGTTCGGCGCGACCGGCAATCCCTTCGATCCCATGCGCTCGGCGGCCGGCTCCTCCGGTGGTTCGGCCGTGGCGCTCGCCTGCGGCATGGCTCCGCTCGCCTCCGGCTCGGACACCGGCGGCTCCCTGCGCAATCCGGCAGGCTTCGCCGGTATCGTCGGCATGCGCCCGTCCTATGGCCTGGTACCGAGCGAAAAGCGCATCTTCGGCTGGTCGAACCTGTCGACCGACGGACCGATGGCGCGCAACGTCGCCGACACCGCGCTGATGCTGTCGGTGATGGCGAGCGACGATACGCGCGATCCGCTCGCCTATACGTTGCCGGGTGAGGCCTTGCGCGGCCGCGCCGAGCGCTGGGCCGCGCCGCGACCCGCCGAGCTCGGCAAGCTGCGCCTCGCCTTCACCGAGGATTTCGGCTTCGCGCCGACCGAGCAGGCCATTCGCCGCGTGTTCCGCGATCGCGTCGCGCGGCTTGCGCCGCTGTTCGCCGCATCCCGCGAGGCGACGCCGGACTGCTCCGGCGCCGACGATGCGTTCGCCGTGCTGCGTGCGGGCATGTTCCTCGCGACGCACGGCAAGAACTATAAAGAACGTCCCGAGCTGCTCGGTCCCAATGTCCGCGCCAATGTCGAGGAAGGGCTCGGCTACACGCTCGAGGACCATGCCCGCGCCGCAACGATACAGACGCGGATCTATCGCGCCTGGCAGGGCTTCTTCGACACCTGCGAGGTGCTGATCAGCCCGACCATCACGCTGAGCCCGCGCCCCTGGTCGGAGCTCTATCCCGCCGAGATCGACGGCGTGCCGACAAAGTCGTACTTCCACTGGCTCGCGCTCGCTTATGCGGTCACCCTGCCCGGCCATCCCGCCATCAGCATTCCGCTCGGCCTCGACGAAGCCGGCCTGCCCTTCGGCCTCCAGATCGTCGGCCCGCGCGGCGGCGACGCGATCGTGCTCTCGGTGGCCGCCAGCATCGAGGCGGCGTTCACAAGCGATGCACAGCTGTGCCGGCCCGTGCCCGACCTGGCGCGGCTCGCCGCAGCGCCGCCTCTATCGTCCGCTCCCGGCTTCCTCGTTTGGGAATGA
- a CDS encoding Rne/Rng family ribonuclease, with translation MVATESASEPQQAVASEEHAEPLAEAVTSAAEPADAVYAEAVYGAEAPLAETAEAAGEDEEEDDEDGEDAEEELVESVGGDDVLEEVPERTFRPRRQYKIQEVIKRRQVMLVQVVKEERGNKGAALTTYLSLAGRYAVLMPNTARGGGISRKITSAQDRSRLKEVVQDLDVPEGMGIILRTAGASRTKPEIKRDFEYLIRMWETVRDLTLKSQAPTLVYEEGSLIKRSLRDLYNKEIDEIQVAGEAGYREARDFMKMLMPANVSAVKQYRDGQPLFSRMGVESQLDAMFSPTVQLRSGGYVVINQTEALVSIDVNSGRSTREHHIEDTALKTNLEAAEEVARQLRLRDLAGLIVIDFIDMDEKRNNRAVERKLSDCLRQDRARIQVGRISHFGLLEMSRQRIRASVLESSTDPCPHCGGTGHVRSVSSVALQLLRGLEEILMKGATHNLVVRTRTDVALYVLNHKRGHLRDLENSFKVTLSVIADASVSGPQAYVIDRGEQVHTLEAAKALLVAQAAASPPPIVEEAYEDEEFDSELESEVETEETEGLAEDQAAGDAGAEQDGQRRKRRRRRRGRGGQRDGELREDSSPTLPEVAVAASESDEEAEAEQDGEEGEDQAARGEQQGSGDRRRRRGRRGGRRRRGGAEEGLAGSIGDELGVNQPSEAAEAVADFDSPGNEAAPSIAQAERTPEPQAAQPEPRADSPAEVLAQPEPAPVATTVAPEEEPADDKAARRRSTVREKVSFLLNSQPEPVTPVAQATEPVAAPVPAAEPAPEAADETPPAPRRAGWWSRRFGGGE, from the coding sequence GTGGTCGCGACCGAGTCCGCTTCAGAGCCGCAGCAGGCTGTCGCCTCCGAAGAGCATGCGGAGCCTTTGGCCGAAGCCGTGACCTCCGCGGCCGAGCCGGCCGATGCCGTTTACGCAGAGGCCGTGTACGGCGCCGAAGCGCCGCTCGCCGAAACCGCGGAAGCGGCGGGCGAAGACGAGGAAGAGGATGACGAGGACGGCGAGGACGCCGAAGAGGAGCTCGTCGAATCCGTCGGTGGCGACGACGTGCTGGAGGAAGTGCCCGAGCGCACCTTCCGCCCCCGCCGCCAGTACAAGATCCAGGAAGTCATCAAGCGCCGCCAGGTGATGCTGGTGCAGGTCGTCAAGGAAGAGCGCGGCAACAAGGGCGCCGCGCTGACGACCTATCTGTCGCTCGCCGGCCGCTACGCCGTCCTGATGCCCAACACCGCCCGCGGCGGCGGCATCAGCCGCAAGATCACCAGCGCCCAGGATCGTTCGCGCCTGAAGGAAGTGGTGCAGGATCTCGACGTGCCCGAGGGCATGGGCATCATCCTGCGCACCGCCGGCGCCTCCCGCACCAAGCCCGAGATCAAGCGCGACTTCGAATATCTGATCCGGATGTGGGAGACGGTGCGCGACCTCACACTGAAGTCGCAGGCTCCGACCCTCGTCTACGAGGAAGGCTCGCTGATCAAGCGCTCGCTGCGCGACCTCTACAACAAGGAGATCGACGAGATCCAGGTGGCCGGCGAAGCCGGCTACCGCGAAGCGCGTGACTTCATGAAGATGCTGATGCCCGCCAATGTCAGCGCGGTGAAGCAATATCGCGACGGCCAGCCGCTGTTCTCACGCATGGGCGTCGAGAGCCAGCTGGACGCGATGTTCTCGCCGACGGTGCAGCTGCGCTCAGGCGGCTATGTCGTGATCAACCAGACCGAGGCGCTGGTCTCGATCGACGTCAACTCGGGACGATCGACCCGCGAGCACCACATCGAGGACACCGCGCTCAAGACCAATCTGGAAGCGGCCGAAGAGGTCGCCCGCCAGCTTCGCTTGCGCGACCTCGCCGGCCTGATCGTCATCGACTTCATCGACATGGACGAGAAGCGCAACAACCGCGCGGTCGAGCGCAAGCTGTCCGATTGCCTGAGGCAGGATCGCGCGCGCATCCAGGTCGGCCGCATCTCGCATTTCGGCCTGCTCGAGATGTCGCGCCAGCGCATCCGCGCCAGCGTGCTGGAGTCCTCGACCGATCCCTGCCCGCATTGCGGGGGCACCGGCCACGTCCGTTCGGTCTCCTCGGTTGCACTCCAGCTGCTGCGCGGCCTCGAAGAGATCCTGATGAAGGGCGCGACCCATAATCTCGTGGTCCGCACCCGCACCGACGTCGCTCTGTACGTGCTGAACCACAAGCGCGGTCATCTGCGCGACCTCGAGAACAGCTTCAAGGTCACGCTGTCGGTCATCGCCGATGCCAGCGTCAGCGGCCCGCAGGCCTATGTGATCGACCGCGGCGAGCAGGTGCATACGCTGGAAGCTGCCAAGGCGTTGCTCGTGGCGCAGGCGGCCGCGAGCCCGCCGCCGATCGTCGAAGAAGCTTACGAGGACGAGGAATTCGATTCCGAGCTCGAATCGGAGGTCGAGACGGAGGAGACCGAAGGTCTCGCCGAAGATCAGGCCGCTGGCGATGCCGGTGCCGAGCAGGACGGTCAGCGCCGCAAGCGTCGCCGCCGCCGGCGCGGCCGCGGTGGCCAACGCGACGGCGAGTTGCGCGAGGACAGTTCGCCGACGCTGCCCGAGGTCGCCGTCGCCGCCAGCGAAAGCGACGAGGAAGCAGAGGCCGAGCAGGACGGCGAGGAAGGCGAGGACCAGGCCGCCCGTGGCGAGCAGCAGGGCAGCGGTGACCGCCGCCGCCGGCGTGGTCGCCGCGGCGGACGCCGTCGGCGCGGTGGCGCCGAGGAAGGTCTTGCCGGCTCCATCGGCGACGAGCTCGGCGTCAATCAGCCCTCGGAAGCTGCCGAGGCGGTTGCCGATTTCGACAGCCCCGGCAACGAGGCAGCGCCCTCGATTGCGCAGGCCGAGCGCACCCCCGAGCCGCAGGCCGCACAGCCTGAACCGCGCGCCGATTCGCCGGCCGAGGTGCTGGCCCAGCCGGAGCCGGCTCCTGTCGCTACGACCGTGGCGCCGGAAGAGGAGCCCGCCGACGACAAGGCCGCACGCCGCCGCTCCACGGTCCGCGAAAAGGTGAGCTTCCTGCTCAACAGCCAGCCCGAGCCCGTGACGCCGGTTGCGCAGGCGACCGAACCGGTTGCGGCTCCCGTGCCGGCAGCTGAACCCGCACCGGAAGCGGCCGACGAAACGCCGCCCGCCCCGCGCCGTGCCGGTTGGTGGTCGCGCCGCTTCGGCGGCGGCGAATAA
- a CDS encoding N-acetylmuramoyl-L-alanine amidase: MASRTNQRVLLGCVLLCAAALACADSSRLSAAESQPQPTVAAANFPIASAARLAGDGKQTRFILDIDQAVTFRAITLADPYRVVVDVPQVNFQLPTGTGSAGRGLVKAFRYGLVMPGGSRIVFDLTGPAKIAKSYVVEAANGQPARLVLELEEVDRTAFAPSLAAENRPELRPAIAEAPATVPSTAPPDTPQQKADGRPVVVIDPGHGGIDNGTQSSGESEKNLVLAFGLALRDRLEKGGKFRVVMTRDDDTFIPLNDRTKIARNLKAALLVSIHADALPRAEGDAQGATIYTLSDKASDAEAQRLADAENRADAIAGFNLAEEPTDVADILIDLTQRETRTFSNRFARLLMGEMKATVRMHKHPLKSAGFRVLKAPDVPSVLVEIGYVSNKADLEHLVSEGWRSRAVGSMAQAIDAFLTKRMATAGSSN, from the coding sequence GTGGCGAGCCGCACAAATCAAAGGGTCTTGCTGGGATGCGTGCTGCTGTGCGCTGCAGCATTGGCATGCGCCGACTCGTCCCGCCTGAGTGCGGCGGAAAGCCAGCCGCAACCCACTGTTGCGGCAGCGAATTTTCCAATCGCCTCGGCAGCCCGGCTGGCCGGCGACGGCAAGCAGACCCGCTTCATCCTCGACATCGATCAGGCCGTCACCTTCCGCGCGATCACGCTCGCCGACCCTTATCGCGTGGTCGTGGACGTGCCGCAGGTCAATTTTCAGCTGCCCACCGGGACGGGGAGCGCGGGGCGGGGCCTGGTCAAGGCCTTCCGCTACGGTCTGGTCATGCCCGGCGGCTCGCGAATCGTGTTTGACCTGACCGGGCCGGCCAAGATCGCCAAGTCCTACGTGGTCGAGGCTGCCAATGGCCAGCCGGCCCGGCTCGTGCTCGAGCTGGAAGAGGTCGACCGCACCGCCTTCGCGCCATCGCTCGCCGCCGAGAACCGTCCCGAGTTGCGGCCCGCGATCGCCGAGGCGCCTGCCACGGTTCCCTCTACCGCACCCCCTGACACCCCGCAGCAGAAGGCCGATGGCCGCCCGGTGGTTGTGATCGATCCCGGCCATGGCGGTATCGACAACGGCACGCAGTCGAGCGGCGAGAGCGAGAAGAACCTCGTGCTGGCCTTTGGCCTGGCGCTCCGCGACAGGCTGGAGAAGGGCGGCAAGTTCCGGGTGGTCATGACGCGGGATGACGACACCTTCATCCCTCTCAACGACCGCACCAAGATCGCGCGCAATCTCAAGGCCGCCTTGCTCGTCTCGATTCATGCCGATGCGCTGCCGCGGGCCGAGGGCGACGCGCAGGGCGCCACCATCTATACGCTCTCCGACAAGGCGTCGGATGCCGAGGCCCAGCGGCTGGCGGACGCCGAAAACCGGGCGGACGCGATCGCGGGCTTCAACCTCGCGGAGGAGCCGACCGACGTCGCCGACATCCTGATCGACCTCACGCAGCGGGAAACCCGCACCTTTTCAAACCGTTTCGCCCGCCTTTTGATGGGGGAAATGAAGGCGACGGTGCGGATGCACAAGCATCCCCTGAAATCGGCCGGCTTCCGGGTGCTGAAGGCGCCCGACGTGCCTTCGGTCCTGGTCGAGATCGGCTACGTCTCCAACAAGGCGGATCTCGAGCATCTGGTTTCCGAGGGGTGGCGGTCCCGCGCCGTCGGCTCGATGGCCCAGGCCATCGACGCGTTTCTGACCAAGCGGATGGCCACGGCTGGATCGTCAAATTGA